A genomic segment from Sciurus carolinensis unplaced genomic scaffold, mSciCar1.2, whole genome shotgun sequence encodes:
- the LOC124975680 gene encoding uncharacterized protein LOC124975680 — protein MLRLRLQPRPSAWAPRSPRRGSLGTRDQQLEDTDRPTPSTQARVRGTGQEPSAAPGSPRGGRAAHRSVQPAPPLLRQARLRDPPARPGARLPPPRGRGGATTPDTRRRRLLQTLSRSLSVGTASKEGRRQGGRSEATTSTRHAPTRHRGTGPLDPTPGGEGSALGTRWTWNFLKIPELGGLQLGGRVSPRAGQTCRRKFRGP, from the exons ATGCTCCGGCTACGCCTGCAGCCACGTCCCTCGGCTTGGGCTCCTCGCAGCCCTCGCCGCGGATCGCTGGGCACCAGGGACCAGCAACTAGAAGATACCGACCGCCCGACCCCATCTACTCAGGCGCGTGTGCGAGGGACCGGCCAGGAGCCCTCCGCCGCCCCAG GGAGTCCACGGGGAGGCCGAGCTGCACACAGGAGCGTACAACCGGCACCGCCGCTTCTCAGGCAGGCGCGTCTCAGGGACCCGCCAGCCCGTCCTGGTGCCCGGCTCCCACCGCCCCGGGGGCGCGGGGGCGCCACAACTCCTGACACCAGACGGCGGCGCCTTCTGCAGACGCTTTCCAGGAGCCTTTCCGTGGGAACTGcgagcaaggaaggaaggaggcagggaggaaggagcgAGGCGACGACTAGTACTCGCCACGCACCCACCCGACACCGGGGCACCGGACCGCTTGATCCCACGCCCGGCGGGGAGGGCAGCGCCCTTGGAACCAGGTGGACCTGGAATTTTCTAAAGATCCCAGAGCTGGGCGGGCTGCAACTCGGTGGCCGGGTATCCCCTAGGGCTGGACAGACCTGCCGACGCAAATTCCGGGGCCCTTAG